A genomic region of Nostoc sp. UHCC 0702 contains the following coding sequences:
- a CDS encoding AAA family ATPase: protein MKLTAIKLCNFRSFYGRTPEIILAGGDAHNTTIIHGNNGSGKTSLLNAFTWVLYEKFSAAFASTEQLVNKRAIAEAKTGQAVECWVEISWEHEGKRYNVKRQCRVYKNEIDFDIGKTELLMQVAGDDGRWYFPLQQPEEIIGQILPASLHQYFFFDGERIEEIVRSDKKAEIAEATKIFLGVEVINRSIRHLGEAKKSLENELKAIGDSEIKQLLRQQEKIERDIERITKRETEINQELEYQQTFKKETSNRLRELSAAKELQERRQELEKQKLSNQESLRQTKEALKKIISARGYTVLLSETTAQFREIINNLKQQGELTSGISREFVNELLKSQRCICGAELNAESHAHANVKIWLERAGSSAVEETAIRMSAQVDEIDKQANTFWEEVDREQARINQLRQIISQVEGELDNIQERLRKDANEEISSLQKRLDEIEGKIDEFNREQGANQQQIANFQAEIDTLSKQIAKQKFNEDRQALAQRRINATQDAIERLTELRNRQEKQFRIQLEKRVQEIFTEISFTPYIPKISEKYELTLVENTSGVEASVAASTGENQILSLSFIASIIDRVREWSEKRKMLMVPDSSNFPIVMDSPFGSLDEIYRRQIAKTIPKLANQLIVLVTKTQWRGEVAEEMSKRIGREYVLTYYSSKPDCEQDYIELGKERYPLVKQSPNEFEYTEIIEVERNS, encoded by the coding sequence ATGAAGCTGACTGCAATCAAGCTGTGCAACTTTCGCTCTTTTTATGGTAGAACACCAGAGATCATCCTGGCAGGGGGAGATGCTCACAACACAACAATTATTCATGGCAATAATGGCTCTGGTAAAACTAGTTTACTGAATGCCTTTACTTGGGTATTATATGAGAAATTTAGTGCCGCCTTTGCATCGACAGAACAGTTAGTGAATAAAAGAGCGATCGCAGAAGCTAAAACTGGGCAAGCTGTAGAATGCTGGGTAGAAATAAGTTGGGAACATGAAGGTAAACGCTACAACGTCAAACGCCAATGTCGGGTTTATAAAAACGAAATTGACTTTGACATCGGCAAGACAGAATTATTGATGCAGGTAGCTGGAGATGATGGCAGATGGTATTTTCCACTCCAGCAACCAGAAGAAATTATTGGACAAATTTTACCAGCTAGCTTACATCAATATTTTTTCTTTGACGGCGAACGCATTGAAGAAATAGTCCGTTCTGACAAAAAAGCCGAAATTGCAGAAGCGACGAAGATTTTCTTAGGTGTGGAAGTAATTAACCGTTCTATCAGACACTTGGGAGAAGCTAAAAAAAGCTTAGAAAATGAGTTAAAAGCCATTGGTGATTCCGAAATCAAACAGCTATTGAGACAGCAGGAAAAGATAGAACGTGATATTGAACGCATCACCAAGCGAGAAACGGAAATTAACCAAGAATTAGAATATCAACAAACTTTTAAAAAAGAGACAAGTAACCGTTTGCGAGAACTCAGCGCCGCCAAGGAACTGCAAGAAAGAAGGCAAGAATTAGAAAAGCAGAAACTATCTAATCAAGAAAGTCTGCGACAAACAAAGGAAGCGCTGAAAAAAATCATTTCTGCACGAGGTTACACCGTATTACTTTCAGAAACCACAGCGCAGTTTCGGGAGATTATCAATAATTTAAAACAGCAAGGCGAATTAACCTCTGGCATTTCACGGGAATTTGTCAATGAATTACTGAAATCGCAACGCTGTATTTGCGGTGCAGAATTAAACGCAGAAAGTCATGCCCATGCCAATGTGAAAATTTGGTTAGAGAGAGCAGGTTCTTCAGCAGTGGAAGAAACTGCAATTCGCATGAGTGCCCAAGTAGATGAAATTGATAAACAAGCAAATACCTTTTGGGAAGAAGTTGACAGAGAACAAGCTAGAATAAATCAGTTACGCCAAATAATATCCCAAGTTGAAGGCGAATTAGATAACATTCAGGAACGTTTGCGAAAAGATGCCAACGAAGAAATTAGCAGCTTGCAAAAACGGTTAGATGAAATCGAAGGCAAAATCGATGAATTCAACCGCGAACAAGGTGCAAATCAGCAACAAATTGCTAACTTCCAAGCTGAAATTGATACCTTAAGCAAACAAATTGCTAAGCAGAAATTCAATGAAGACAGGCAAGCATTAGCACAACGACGTATTAACGCCACCCAAGATGCCATTGAACGGTTAACAGAACTGAGAAACCGCCAAGAAAAACAGTTTCGCATCCAACTAGAAAAGCGTGTACAAGAGATTTTTACCGAGATTTCTTTCACTCCCTATATTCCGAAAATCAGTGAAAAATATGAATTGACTTTAGTAGAAAATACATCAGGTGTAGAAGCATCTGTTGCAGCTTCTACAGGTGAAAATCAAATACTCAGTTTATCTTTTATTGCCAGTATCATTGACAGAGTGCGGGAATGGAGTGAAAAGCGTAAAATGCTGATGGTTCCCGACAGCAGCAACTTTCCAATTGTCATGGATTCGCCATTTGGTAGTTTGGATGAAATTTATCGCCGTCAAATTGCTAAGACAATTCCTAAATTGGCAAATCAGTTAATTGTGTTGGTAACAAAAACTCAATGGCGGGGTGAAGTTGCCGAGGAAATGAGTAAGAGAATTGGTAGAGAATATGTGCTAACTTATTATTCTTCTAAGCCAGATTGCGAACAGGATTATATTGAATTAGGGAAAGAAAGATATCCTTTGGTAAAGCAAAGTCCGAATGAGTTTGAGTATACCGAAATTATCGAGGTTGAACGCAATTCTTAA